The sequence GCTAGTTCCCGGTGATTTGGTGCAGCTAGCATCTGGAGATAAAGTACCTGCTGATCTACGGCTGTTAAGTTTGCGTGAGTTGCAAGTTGACGAGTCTGCTTTAACAGGAGAATCTGTTGCGGTGGAGAAAGCAACTCTATTGTTGGAGATGGAGACACCGTTAGCTGAACGAAGCAATATGGCGTATGCGGGAAGTCTCGTCACTTATGGACAGGGAGAAGGGATTGTAGTAGCGATCGCTGATGCTACTGAGACTGGTCGCATTTCCCAATTACTTGAAAGTAGCACAGGTCTGAAAACACCGCTGACGCGCAAAATTGACAAGTTTAGCAAAACTCTACTCTACGCTGTCTTAGGTTTGGCAGCTTTGACATTTGCAGTCGGATTAGGACAGGGTGGCTCTTGGATTAATGTTTTTAAAGCGGCTGTAGCTTTGGTTGTGAGCGCGATTCCAGAAGGATTGCCTGCGATTGTTACAGTCACTTTGGCAATTGGAGTTTCCCGGATGGCACGGCGACACGCGATTATTCGCAAACTACCTGCTGTTGAAGCCTTGGGAAGTACAACTGTGATCTGTTCTGACAAAACTGGGACGTTAACTGAGAATCAGATGACGGTTCAGGCGATATATACTGGTAATCAAAATTATACTGTCAACGGTATTGGTTATGCTCCAGACGGTGAAATTCTCATGGGTCAACAGCTCGTTGATTTGAATGCCGATGGACATGCGGCTTTACGAGAATGCCTAGAAGCGGGACTGCTCTGTAATGATTCTCACATTGAATGGCAAAACGAACAGTGGAGCGTGGTAGGAACCCCAACTGAAGGAGCATTGATTGCAGTCGCCCAAAAAGCAAGGTTAACGCCAGCTACCCTTGAGCAGGAGATGCCCAGAATAGACACCATTCCCTTTGAGTCGCAACATCAGTACATGGCAACTTTACATGAATTGGATGCAAAACGAAGGTTGAATGTTATTTATATTAAAGGTTCTGTGGAGGCAATTCTCCAACGTGCAGATCGAATGCTCGATACCCAAGGACAGCTTGCGCCTCTCAATGCTGCTGTAGTGGAACAAGAAGTTAAACACATGGCACAGCAGGGGTTACGGGTACTGGCATTTGCTAGAAAAGAAGTGGCAGCAAAGCAACAATCTTTGGCTCACACTGATATTGAGGATTCACTGGTGTTTTTGGGAATCCAAGGGATGATCGATCCACCACGCTCTGAAGCGATCGCTGCTATCCGTGCTTGTCAAGAAGCAGGAGTTCAGGTGAAGATGATCACTGGCGACCATGCACTAACAGCATTGGCGATCGCCCGCCAGATTGGAATTTGCTCCGCACAAGAGAAGGTATTTACTGGACAGCAATTAGCTCAGATGGATGAGCAGGAACTAGCACAAGCCGCTGAACAAAGCATGGTATTTGCACGAGTTGCTCCAGAACAAAAGTTGCGTTTGGTGAAAGCCTTGCAGTCAAAGGGTGAAATTGTCGCCATGACTGGAGATGGAGTCAACGATGCTCCGGCTCTCAAGCAAGCAGATATTGGTGTAGCTATGGGTATAGCAGGGTCGGACGTTGCTAAAGAATCGGCTGACATGCTTTTAACTGATGACAATTTTGCCTCAATTGAAGCTGCTGTAGAAGAAGGGCGCGCCGTTTACTTAAACTTGAGAAAGGCGATCGCTTTCATGCTACCAATCAACGTTGGGGAATCGATGACAATTTTAATTGCCATTCTATTAGCAACTGTTCTTCCCATCTTGCCGCTACAAATTCTCTGGCTCAACATGGTCAGTTCAGTAGCATTGATTGCTCCTCTGGCTTTTGAACCCAAATCTGGACAGGTGATGCAGCAACCACCACGTAACCCCAACGAAAAGCTGCTATCAGGTAGTCTACTTCAGCGTATTTTGGCGATTTCCGTTTTTAATTGGCTGGTGATTTTTGGCATGTTTCAATGGGTACTGCAAACTACAGGTAATGAAGCATTGGCGCGAACGATGGCGATTAATGGATTGGTGGTAGCAGAAGTCTTTTACCTGTTGAGCATTACCCAGTTTTTACCATCTCTAGTTGCCAGGATTCAAGGTAAACGAACACGCATAGCTTATGCACCAGCGATCGGAATTGTGGCTGTAGTGATTTTACAATGTCTGTTCAGTCAGTGGAGCATCATGAATCAATTTTTTGACACAACACCTTTAACATTGACCCAAGCTTTCATTTGCGTGGGTATAGGTTTGCCAGTAGTGTTCATAGCTCTCATCTTGCAGCATTTCGATCCGCTCAACTAATAGTGCGAAAGAAGCTGCTATGAAGGTTTCAACTGGAAGGTGCGACCTTCTTTTTAAATATCTGTTTTTTAACGCTAAGGTACGCCGAGGTTGGCGCTAAGGTACGCAGCGAAAAGTCTGAGCGGAGGTCTCCTCCGCTCAGAACTTTTCAAGACAGAGGTTTTATAAAAATAATTCGCTATGCACCAAAATAGTTAGCGGGATTTTATGGAGAATTGACTTAGAATGATTTTCGATTTTTTGAATAGGGATTGGGTGTTGATTTACCTTTTCCCTATTTTTATAGGATTTATTTAAGGCACATTCATTCCGCGCTGGACTGCGGGGCGCTGCTGCAGAGTTTCTACCCATCTATGAAGATTTGGGTGGTTATCTAATGTCAAGCCTTGCATCTCATAAATTGCTACCCAAGGATAGGTTGCTATGTCAGCGATGGAGTAGTCACCAGCGATAAATTCGTTGTCTGCGAGTTGTTTATCTAATACGCTATAAATTCGCAAGGTTTCTTTTTCATAGCGTTCGATGGCGTAGGGGATTTTTTCAGATGCAAATTTTTTAAAATGGTTGAGTTGTCCAAACATTGGCCCTACACCTCCCATTTGGAACATCAACCATTCAATTACTTGAAAGCGATTTTTTGGCTCTTTGGGTAGTAATTTACTGGTTTTTTCTGCTAAGTAAATGAGGATTGCGCCGGATTCAAAAACTGTAATTCCGGTTTCTTGGTCAACTATTGCAGGGATTTTGCTGTTGGGGTTGATGGCAATGTATTTTGGTGTGAATTGCTCTTGTTTGGTAATGTCGATTTTATGGACGGTGTAGGGAAGTGCGACTTCCTCTAACATGATAGAAGCTTTGCGGCCGTTTGGTGTTGTGAAGGTGTAGAGGTCAATCATCTGCTCGTACCCTGGAATATTGAGATTTCCGAGGATAGTCTAGCTTAAATAGAGGTTCGGAAACTCATTCATGAGTATCATGGCCTCATGGGCGAGTATTCAAGATTAATCAATGAGTATTAAAGATTGTAGAGAATCCAAATTTTGTTTCTCTACAAAAGTTTTGAGTACTACCCAAAGTTATTTTCAGACATAAATCTCATCCTAACGGAAGAAGAGTTACCAATATCTAGTTCATCCGCAAGGTTAATTTCCCTTTCTAGTAATGGTGTGCTGTACTTAGAAATAAGAGAAGTGTTTAATTTACAATTCCACGAAAAAGTAGAGATATCTAATGGTTAATACAAATTCTCATCCTCACTTTGAGCCTGAGATTGACCGGAATATAGAACCTTACACTAACGCAAATCCCGTGGAAGGTGGCGACCCAAATTTAATTCCTTATACTGACCCAAATCCGGTGGAAGATGGCGACCCAAATACGGAACCTTACACTAATCCAAATCCGGTGGAGGGGGGAGATCCGAATTTGATTCCTTATACTGACCCTAATATTGAGCCAGTGTAGCAGCCCTTGGTAGAGACTGGAATTTTTTAATTCAGTTGTGTTGATCTAGGGGCACTAAAATGTAGGCTGTCTGGTTATTGGGTACATTCACATTCTGACCAGTGGTAGACTTGACGTCTGTCACTGTGCTTTTAATAGTTTCGCTAACACCTTCATTTGCGCCCTTAACAATATCGACTGTATTTGTAACAGTGTCTTTAATTTCAGTTCCTGTATTTTTAACGGTGACTGCTGCATTTTTAACAGTGTCGTTAAAGTCAACTGCTGTGACTTTGACTGAATCTCCCACATCTTTTACTGTTTCGTTAACGCTACCAGCCACAGTATTAATGGCTTCCCCCACACTTTTAATAGTCTGGTCGAAGTTCTCTGCTACGCTTTTAACTGCGTTACCTACACTTTTGACAGTCTGATTAATCCTGGGAGCCGTACCGCTCATAGCTAAGGCTCCAGCTATTGCGCCTAATGTTGCTCCAATGAGTGTACCAAATACTATTTTTGCTATCTCATTATTTGCTGATTCATCGACTGTGTAAGTGTAAGGTTGATTTGTATTATTATCAATAATTTCTTCAGGCTGCTCCAGAGGTTGCTGGTTGCCGTTCATGGTCATTTTCTCCTGTTTTTTAATGTCAAAAACTGCTTGATTGATATTTTTTGATATGAAAAAGTACCGTAGACGAGAAGAAAAAACGGGTGCAAAAATAGTTTTGCAAGAGGGAGAAAGGGTTTTTTATCAGCCACTTTCTCCTTTACTCTTATCCTTTTTCTCAATAAAAGCAACAAACCTAATCAATTATTGAGTCATCTTTTTTCATGTTGTTTGTTCTTCGAGGGAAGCCATGGAAGTTCCCTCATCTGTGGAGGTGGTTCGTTCACTGATTGATGTATCTGTCCAATTAGAGTCGGAAATGTAAACTCCAGCGTTATCTTGTTGACCTCTGCTACTTTCATAATTTCGATTTTGCTGGTTTGTTGTAAATGTGCTGTCTTGATATTGATTGTTGCGATTTTCTGTGTTGAATGTTTCTGTTGCGGCTTTTGCTCTCTGGCTGACATCTTGCACGGCTTGGTTAACACTGTGTGATGTATTTTGCACTGCGTCTATTGTGTTTGCTGTTGTTTGCTGGATTCCCTG is a genomic window of Fortiea contorta PCC 7126 containing:
- a CDS encoding cation-translocating P-type ATPase, whose product is MTANAIAKNTFPETTKDLQSYQWHTLSEQQVLQILASHPQTGLTHAEADMRHQQMGPNQLTAKGGKSPWLRFLEQFNEPLLYILLAAGVVTLLLQDWIDAGVIFAVILINVTIGYIQESKAEDAISALSAVVTTEATVIREGEKTRLASTELVPGDLVQLASGDKVPADLRLLSLRELQVDESALTGESVAVEKATLLLEMETPLAERSNMAYAGSLVTYGQGEGIVVAIADATETGRISQLLESSTGLKTPLTRKIDKFSKTLLYAVLGLAALTFAVGLGQGGSWINVFKAAVALVVSAIPEGLPAIVTVTLAIGVSRMARRHAIIRKLPAVEALGSTTVICSDKTGTLTENQMTVQAIYTGNQNYTVNGIGYAPDGEILMGQQLVDLNADGHAALRECLEAGLLCNDSHIEWQNEQWSVVGTPTEGALIAVAQKARLTPATLEQEMPRIDTIPFESQHQYMATLHELDAKRRLNVIYIKGSVEAILQRADRMLDTQGQLAPLNAAVVEQEVKHMAQQGLRVLAFARKEVAAKQQSLAHTDIEDSLVFLGIQGMIDPPRSEAIAAIRACQEAGVQVKMITGDHALTALAIARQIGICSAQEKVFTGQQLAQMDEQELAQAAEQSMVFARVAPEQKLRLVKALQSKGEIVAMTGDGVNDAPALKQADIGVAMGIAGSDVAKESADMLLTDDNFASIEAAVEEGRAVYLNLRKAIAFMLPINVGESMTILIAILLATVLPILPLQILWLNMVSSVALIAPLAFEPKSGQVMQQPPRNPNEKLLSGSLLQRILAISVFNWLVIFGMFQWVLQTTGNEALARTMAINGLVVAEVFYLLSITQFLPSLVARIQGKRTRIAYAPAIGIVAVVILQCLFSQWSIMNQFFDTTPLTLTQAFICVGIGLPVVFIALILQHFDPLN
- a CDS encoding glutathione S-transferase family protein, producing the protein MIDLYTFTTPNGRKASIMLEEVALPYTVHKIDITKQEQFTPKYIAINPNSKIPAIVDQETGITVFESGAILIYLAEKTSKLLPKEPKNRFQVIEWLMFQMGGVGPMFGQLNHFKKFASEKIPYAIERYEKETLRIYSVLDKQLADNEFIAGDYSIADIATYPWVAIYEMQGLTLDNHPNLHRWVETLQQRPAVQRGMNVP